One Alicyclobacillus acidoterrestris DNA window includes the following coding sequences:
- a CDS encoding aminopeptidase, whose protein sequence is MPTIKQLEQYADVLIRIGLNIQPGQPLTIRTPIEAAEFVRILTARAYAAGASTVNIDWSDPIIKQIRLKQESEENLQRIPNWVVQKGEEECDNNTAFLTIAAEDPDLLADVDPKKIALYSKAHGAAMKKFMQNFMEDRVSWLVCSIPTAKWATKMFPGDSEEVAVQKMWDAIFDVMRMNEDDPVAAWNAHLDSLEARAKFLNDHHFQRLHYKGPGTDLKVALPKRHFWQAARSVNAQNDWFVANLPTEEVFTLPQRDGVDGVVKSTMPLAYGGVVIEELALTFEHGRIIDYTAKTGYETLKELIETDEGSHFLGEIALVPVDSPISNRNQLFYNTLFDENASCHIAIGKAYPTCLVGGKDMSEEEQYANGANDSITHVDFMIGSAELDIDGETADGSIIPLFRKGNWVI, encoded by the coding sequence ATGCCGACCATCAAGCAGCTAGAACAATACGCAGACGTTCTCATTCGGATTGGCCTCAACATTCAGCCGGGCCAACCGTTAACCATTCGGACCCCCATTGAGGCCGCTGAATTCGTCCGGATTCTCACCGCGCGTGCATACGCGGCAGGTGCGAGCACCGTGAACATTGATTGGAGTGATCCAATCATCAAACAAATCCGCCTAAAGCAAGAATCTGAGGAAAATCTGCAACGTATCCCCAATTGGGTTGTTCAAAAAGGCGAAGAAGAATGTGACAACAACACCGCATTTCTAACCATCGCTGCGGAAGATCCAGATCTTTTGGCCGACGTTGATCCAAAGAAAATTGCGCTCTATTCCAAAGCACACGGCGCCGCCATGAAAAAATTCATGCAAAACTTCATGGAAGACCGTGTAAGTTGGCTGGTGTGCTCGATTCCTACGGCAAAGTGGGCGACAAAAATGTTCCCTGGCGACTCAGAAGAGGTAGCCGTTCAAAAGATGTGGGACGCTATCTTCGATGTCATGCGAATGAACGAAGATGATCCTGTCGCAGCCTGGAACGCCCATCTCGATAGCCTCGAAGCGCGCGCAAAATTTCTGAATGATCACCACTTTCAGCGCCTGCACTACAAAGGCCCTGGCACAGATCTCAAAGTCGCTCTCCCCAAGCGCCACTTCTGGCAAGCCGCTCGCAGTGTCAACGCCCAGAACGACTGGTTTGTGGCCAATTTGCCGACAGAAGAAGTGTTCACACTGCCTCAGCGCGACGGGGTCGACGGCGTTGTCAAAAGCACGATGCCTCTCGCCTATGGCGGCGTTGTCATCGAAGAACTGGCGCTCACGTTTGAACATGGTCGTATCATCGACTACACAGCAAAAACTGGTTACGAGACGCTGAAGGAATTAATTGAGACCGATGAGGGGTCCCATTTCCTCGGTGAGATTGCGCTGGTTCCAGTGGACTCACCCATCTCGAATCGAAACCAGTTATTCTACAACACCTTGTTTGACGAAAACGCATCGTGCCACATCGCCATTGGCAAAGCCTACCCCACGTGCCTTGTCGGCGGCAAAGATATGTCCGAAGAGGAGCAATACGCGAACGGCGCAAACGACAGCATTACCCACGTCGATTTCATGATAGGTTCAGCTGAACTCGACATCGACGGTGAAACAGCGGACGGATCGATTATCCCGCTGTTCCGCAAAGGGAACTGGGTAATTTAA
- a CDS encoding AraC family transcriptional regulator produces MEQTREKLARIITQICTHDGFHVTAIPSLRLIRRSQVTEPIYTLHEPALCIVVQGKKVSMLADESYLYGPSDYLVVSVDLPISGEVIEASPEMPYLYIRMEIDPHQVLDVMKESNLTPRKTENTRRGLYVSQASHSLLDAAMRLVNLLDTPGDIPVLAPLITREILYRILNSDQGESLKQIAMTGSHSYRIAQVIHKIKQDYAQPLRVEELATLAHMSPSSLHRYFKDVTAMSPLQYQKQVRLQEARRILLTEATDAAEVAFRVGYDSPSQFSREYARMFGLPPISDIKRLRKSLLASGS; encoded by the coding sequence ATGGAACAAACACGAGAGAAATTGGCGAGGATTATCACTCAAATTTGTACCCACGACGGATTTCACGTTACAGCCATCCCATCACTTCGCCTCATTCGGCGTTCACAAGTCACCGAGCCGATTTACACCCTGCACGAACCAGCGCTGTGCATTGTCGTCCAGGGCAAAAAAGTATCGATGTTGGCTGACGAAAGCTATCTGTACGGACCGTCCGACTACCTCGTCGTATCTGTTGACCTACCTATCTCTGGCGAGGTTATTGAAGCGAGCCCAGAAATGCCGTACCTGTATATACGGATGGAAATTGACCCCCATCAGGTGCTCGATGTGATGAAAGAATCCAATTTAACGCCGCGAAAGACTGAAAATACACGTAGAGGGCTCTATGTGAGTCAGGCGAGCCACAGCTTATTGGACGCCGCCATGCGACTAGTCAACCTGCTGGACACCCCTGGTGACATCCCGGTGCTTGCACCACTCATCACGCGAGAAATTCTGTATCGCATCTTGAATAGCGACCAAGGGGAATCCTTAAAGCAAATCGCGATGACTGGCAGTCATTCGTATCGGATTGCACAAGTCATTCACAAAATCAAGCAGGACTACGCACAACCGCTGCGGGTTGAGGAGCTAGCGACACTAGCCCACATGAGCCCTTCGTCACTGCACCGCTATTTTAAAGATGTCACGGCAATGAGCCCGTTACAATATCAAAAGCAAGTGAGACTCCAGGAAGCCCGCCGCATCTTGCTGACAGAGGCAACCGATGCAGCCGAAGTCGCCTTTCGCGTGGGCTACGACAGTCCATCCCAATTCAGCCGTGAATACGCGCGCATGTTCGGCTTGCCACCCATCAGTGATATCAAGCGCCTGCGTAAGTCACTTCTAGCGTCGGGATCGTAA
- a CDS encoding LysR substrate-binding domain-containing protein, whose translation MTLFHEEGVSPTIRLEVTEVQTVVGFVAAEIGVSILPGSTRWQFARTGRLVDWDWM comes from the coding sequence GTGACACTCTTTCACGAAGAAGGGGTCAGCCCGACCATTCGCCTTGAGGTGACAGAGGTTCAGACTGTCGTCGGATTCGTGGCTGCGGAGATTGGGGTCAGCATTTTGCCGGGATCGACAAGATGGCAGTTCGCACGGACGGGCAGACTCGTTGACTGGGATTGGATGTGA
- a CDS encoding LysR family transcriptional regulator → MRLFYRTNRHVELSDAGRVYLSEVRRMFALLQQAEQMARKAQLGKMGRLVLGFVGSATYDVLPNVIRAYQDQYPDVDLVLHEMPTPDQIDALLNGTIDVGVLRPLTSHPALTVRTDRYGLVYTTAS, encoded by the coding sequence GTGCGCCTATTTTATCGGACCAATCGCCATGTCGAGTTGTCGGACGCAGGGCGCGTGTATCTCAGCGAGGTGCGGCGCATGTTTGCCTTACTTCAACAGGCGGAACAGATGGCGCGCAAGGCGCAACTTGGCAAGATGGGCAGGCTGGTTCTCGGGTTCGTTGGCTCCGCGACATACGATGTGTTGCCGAACGTCATTCGCGCGTACCAGGACCAGTACCCTGATGTCGATCTCGTTCTGCACGAGATGCCCACGCCAGATCAAATTGACGCGTTACTGAACGGCACCATCGACGTGGGGGTGCTGCGCCCGCTGACGTCCCATCCAGCGTTGACGGTTCGCACCGATCGATATGGCCTGGTCTATACGACAGCATCGTGA